A stretch of the Diadema setosum chromosome 16, eeDiaSeto1, whole genome shotgun sequence genome encodes the following:
- the LOC140239401 gene encoding lysosomal cobalamin transporter ABCD4-like, with protein MLFLNRFLHLVPILFRSCQSAQTGLFLLLLLVAGGEQVAAYFVGLIPSHFYVVLPAQDWHGFITTLWQSLLYIILIALIKSTKTYISKLLYVKWRGSLTSHLHSLYFRAFNYYKLNVLQIGNIDNTDQRISQDVERLCNQLNLVVPTLIVSPFTIATYTYLTYQITGYLGPVVIYSYFIVGSIINRFIMSPVVNLTYQQEKREGIFRFKHAQLRANSESVAFYSAGQAEADNADRKLWDLLGIQINLTNWEFWLNVAVNLFDYIGGILSYIIIAIPIFAGIYSGLPATEISSLISKYSFQTMYLISCFSQIIDLSNKISDIAGYTHRIGELLESLESFPPEGGSAERSTSSPPKTSGALHLGADNDLHLVTDTQFLITETERDREYMSEDHGLAGEEGEESSSVDSLIAFQLDQVAVATPTKDDILIKDLTLEVVEGRNILITGATGSGKTSLLRVLHGIWPVQEGSVEQRGVGPLDVMFLPQKAYLTDGTLLEQIMYPTRAPRYGTVGPDQEQLLGQILDQVGLEGLVQRCGGLTAPVSWNWYDVLTPGEAQCLAFARLLHHRPKFALLDEATSAVPVEREAQLYALCRQYGMTVVSVGHHITLKRFHDAELTLTGQGGWTLVDISHIE; from the exons ATGCTGTTCCTGAACCGATTCCTGCACCTGGTCCCAATCCTCTTCCGGTCCTGCCAATCTGCCCAGACAGGCCTCTTCTTGCTCCTGCTTCTCGTGGCTGGAGGAG AGCAAGTTGCCGCATACTTTGTAGGCTTGATCCCTAGCCACTTCTACGTAGTCCTCCCTGCTCAAGACTGGCATGGCTTCATCACTACGTTGTGGCAGTCTCTTCTCTACATCATACTCATAGCACTG ATCAAGAGCACAAAGACATACATCAGCAAACTCCTGTACGTAAAATGGAGGGGATCACTAACAAGCCACCTTCATTCTCTGTACTTCAGGGCATTCAACTACTACAAGCTGAACGTCctgcaaattggcaacatcGACAACAC AGATCAAAGAATAAGTCAGGACGTTGAGAGACTTTGCAACCAGCTCAACCTTGTTGTCCCAACACTCATCGTCTCCCCATTCACCATAGCGACGTACACCTACCTCACGTACCAAAT AACTGGCTACCTTGGTCCGGTGGTCATCTACAGTTACTTCATCGTAGGAAGTATCATCAATCGCTTCATCATGTCGCCGGTGGTCAACCTCACATACCAGCAGGAGAAGCGGGAAGGAATCTTCAG GTTCAAACATGCCCAGCTGAGAGCAAACTCCGAGTCGGTGGCGTTCTACTCGGCTGGCCAGGCGGAGGCAGACAACGCGGACAGAAAGCTGTGGGACTTGCTTGGCATCCAAATCAACCTTACCAACTGGGAATTCTGGCTCAATG TGGCAGTGAACCTCTTTGACTACATCGGCGGCATTCTGAGTTACATCATCATCGCTATCCCCATCTTTGCTGGGATCTACAGCGGACTCCCGGCCACCGAGATATCTAGTCTTATCAGTAAA tattcTTTTCAGACAATGTATCTGATTAGCTGCTTCTCCCAGATCATTGACTTGTCTAACAAGATCTCAGATATTGCTGGCTACACACACAG GATTGGCGAACTGCTCGAAAGCCTGGAGAGCTTTCCTCCCGAGGGCGGTTCAGCCGAGAGATCGACGTCCTCACCCCCAAAGACCAGCGGGGCTCTCCACCTCGGGGCGGACAACGACCTCCATCTCGTGACCGACACCCAGTTCCTCATCACGGAGACAGAGCGAGACCGGGAGTACATGTCGGAGGACCACGGTCTGGCCGGCGAGGAAGGTGAAGAGAGCAGCAGCGTGGACAGCCTCATCGCCTTCCAGCTGGACCAGGTTGCCGTGGCGACCCCGACCAAGGATGATATTCTCATCAAAG ATCTGACCCTGGAGGTGGTGGAGGGACGTAACATCCTCATCACAGGGGCCACCGGCAGCGGCAAAACGTCGCTGCTGCGTGTCCTCCATGGCATCTGGCCTGTGCAGGAGGGCAGCGTGGAACAGAGGGGGGTCGGCCCACTGGATGTTATGTTTCTCCCCCAGAAAGCCTACCTCACAGATGGAACCTTACTGGAACAG ATAATGTATCCAACCAGAGCACCAAGGTATGGAACGGTAGGACCAGACCAGGAGCAGCTCCTTGGACAGATCCTGGACCAGGTTGGTCTGGAAGGCCTGGTCCAGCGTTGTGGGGGACTGACCGCTCCAGTGTCATGGAACTGGTATGACGTCCTGACCCCCGGAGAGGCCCAGTGTTTGGCCTTCGCCAGACTTCTCCACCACAGACCAAAGTTTGCCT TGCTGGATGAAGCCACCAGTGCCGTCCCGGTTGAGAGAGAAGCGCAACTCTACGCACTCTGCCGCCAATACGGCATGACGGTGGTCAGCGTTGGTCATCACATCACCCTGAAGAGATTCCACGACGCGGAGCTGACGCTCACCGGTCAAGGGGGATGGACTTTAGTGGACATATCCCACATTGAATGA